The Desulfomicrobium orale DSM 12838 genome includes a window with the following:
- a CDS encoding M20 family metallo-hydrolase: MPHAVLECIDRSEDELLALQRNLVALPALGPTNGGSGEEAKAAWLYTYLEQFPGTAREQIQAPDERVPCGFRPSIVVRRPGESARTLWLIAHTDVVPPGDPALWETDPFTLHRDGDLIYGRGVEDNHQGLVSSLLLLRALETTGARTGLSLGILLAADEETGSELGIEYVLRHRPELFRPDDLILIPDFGTADGGSIEISEKSVFWFRFTVCGRQCHASTPEQGINALTAASALILDLERLGGVFSLENPLFCPPRSTFAPTRKEANVPNVNTIPGQDVFYLDCRVLPEYTLEQIETEIRALCDAVEAKRGVSISFTAVTREQAAPFTPEDSPVVTRLTDALRLERGIAPRVMGIGGGTVAACFRRRGLPAVCWSTLMHTAHQPNEHSSIRATLADARVFARLLFDSPEDR, from the coding sequence ATGCCCCACGCCGTTTTGGAATGTATCGACAGAAGTGAAGACGAACTGCTCGCGCTCCAGCGAAATCTGGTCGCCCTTCCAGCCCTCGGCCCGACCAATGGCGGCTCCGGGGAGGAGGCCAAGGCAGCTTGGCTGTACACGTATCTGGAACAGTTCCCGGGAACGGCCCGGGAACAGATCCAGGCTCCCGACGAGCGCGTGCCCTGCGGCTTCCGCCCGAGCATCGTGGTCCGCCGGCCGGGTGAAAGCGCCCGCACGCTGTGGCTTATCGCCCACACGGACGTCGTTCCTCCGGGTGATCCCGCCCTGTGGGAAACAGATCCGTTCACGCTGCACCGGGACGGCGATCTCATTTACGGCCGGGGCGTGGAGGATAACCATCAGGGTCTGGTCAGTTCCCTGCTGCTTTTGCGGGCGCTGGAAACCACAGGCGCCAGGACCGGGCTATCCCTCGGCATTCTGCTGGCCGCGGACGAGGAAACGGGAAGCGAGCTGGGCATCGAGTATGTCCTGCGCCACCGTCCCGAACTTTTCCGCCCGGATGACCTGATTCTCATCCCGGATTTCGGGACCGCAGACGGCGGCAGCATCGAAATCTCTGAAAAAAGCGTATTCTGGTTCCGGTTTACGGTATGCGGCAGGCAGTGCCACGCCTCCACGCCGGAGCAGGGCATCAACGCCCTGACGGCGGCCTCGGCCCTGATTCTGGATCTGGAGCGTCTGGGCGGCGTTTTCTCTCTGGAAAACCCGCTCTTCTGCCCGCCTCGCTCCACCTTCGCTCCGACCAGGAAAGAAGCCAACGTGCCCAACGTGAACACCATCCCCGGCCAGGATGTCTTTTACCTCGATTGCCGGGTGCTGCCCGAATATACGCTGGAACAGATCGAGACCGAAATCCGCGCCCTCTGCGACGCGGTGGAGGCCAAGCGGGGTGTGTCCATCTCCTTTACAGCCGTCACCCGCGAGCAGGCCGCACCGTTCACTCCCGAGGACAGCCCCGTGGTCACCCGCCTGACCGACGCCCTGCGCCTGGAGCGCGGAATCGCCCCCCGCGTCATGGGCATCGGCGGGGGCACCGTGGCTGCGTGCTTCAGAAGGCGCGGACTGCCCGCCGTGTGCTGGAGCACCCTCATGCACACGGCCCACCAGCCCAACGAGCATTCCTCCATCCGGGCCACCCTGGCCGACGCGCGTGTCTTCGCCCGTCTGCTTTTCGATTCTCCGGAGGACAGATGA
- a CDS encoding PxxKW family cysteine-rich protein, which produces MAADFGNAVKTEQGVQVNGMIMNQIVEQCEGCERIKEFEGAKYCGSYPQPAVKWRLGNCNFSTHVKTAAKAKAKVNPLKASKRAAKGK; this is translated from the coding sequence ATGGCAGCAGATTTCGGCAATGCCGTCAAAACCGAGCAGGGAGTGCAGGTCAACGGCATGATCATGAACCAGATTGTGGAACAGTGCGAAGGCTGTGAACGGATCAAGGAATTTGAAGGCGCCAAGTACTGTGGATCGTATCCTCAGCCCGCCGTGAAATGGAGACTTGGCAACTGTAATTTCTCGACGCACGTGAAAACCGCGGCCAAGGCCAAAGCCAAGGTCAACCCCCTCAAGGCGTCCAAGCGCGCCGCCAAGGGAAAATAG
- a CDS encoding PEP/pyruvate-binding domain-containing protein yields the protein MHLIQRIKNIFSPPSPLPPEDSAREEAQFKIRYQTFRRLLSANNAALDIMTELEEAARGHRHFGMHFLRSRATAATAKVYAIVENMRLLAPEKYEDLPGVMRSIQMEIQAELQVKTSGGQPGRILELSRITAADTADVGGKMANLGELRNVLHMTVPDGFAITARAYAEFMRQSDLWEEINCLVLGHSMAGYFAGDDRRRAEDEDAEEQNSSLLELCAKIQNMILAAPVPAGLEEEILSAYDRLCEREERGVRVALRSSALGEDSAGASFAGQHRSLLNLGRDSLIDGYKEIVASKYSPHAVSYRYMRGIRDDETSMAVGCLSMAESLAGGVAYTVNPLDREDTCIHIVSTWGVAKGVVDGTAACDQFTVEKKNPPEIVARSVPLKNMALVCSAAEGVRRMSVDERQQAEATLNDAQILQLAETAARVEAHYGCPQDIEWTFTPQGRLVLLQARPLEVRQSAKVPVPDTPPLFREGNTASPGAACGVVHIVRKDVDILTLPENPILVCVEASPKWAAVLNRCAGIITEQGSVAGHLANVAREFGVPALFGVREAPAHFTAGQEITLDADNTAVYAGQQQELLDGKPIKPGMMEGSPVFQTLLRVNRFITPLNLLNPDALDFKPANCRTLHDITRFCHEKSVQEMFSFGRDHNFSRSSKQLKTITPMQWWIINLDDGFIKETGGKTVPLDNIASIPMLAIWRGIVAFPWEGPPSLDGKGFLSVLFQSATNTNLEPAMASSYSEKNYFMISRQFCNLQSRFGYHFTSVEALAGPRPRENYIRFQFKGGAADYHRRERRTRFVGELLDEFGFQTRTREDALFARIDDCEQNFVEKRLEILGHLLIHTRQLDMIMSNEDAVLFYKNRILGQLHTIMGTQPQQPAGTQ from the coding sequence ATGCACCTGATACAGCGGATCAAAAACATCTTCTCCCCACCGTCTCCTCTCCCGCCGGAAGACAGCGCGCGGGAGGAGGCCCAGTTCAAGATCAGATACCAGACCTTCCGGCGGCTGCTCTCGGCCAACAACGCCGCCCTCGACATCATGACCGAACTGGAAGAAGCCGCCCGCGGACACCGTCATTTCGGCATGCATTTCCTGCGATCCCGCGCCACGGCCGCGACGGCCAAGGTCTATGCCATCGTGGAAAACATGCGCCTGCTGGCTCCGGAAAAATACGAAGACCTGCCCGGAGTCATGCGCTCGATCCAGATGGAAATACAGGCGGAGCTGCAGGTGAAGACATCCGGCGGCCAGCCCGGACGGATACTGGAACTGTCGCGAATCACCGCCGCCGATACGGCGGATGTGGGCGGCAAGATGGCCAATCTCGGAGAACTCAGAAATGTCCTCCACATGACGGTTCCCGACGGCTTCGCCATCACCGCGCGGGCCTATGCGGAGTTCATGCGCCAGTCCGATCTCTGGGAAGAAATCAATTGTCTGGTTCTGGGTCATTCCATGGCCGGCTATTTCGCCGGAGATGACAGACGGCGTGCCGAAGACGAGGACGCGGAGGAGCAGAACTCCTCCCTGCTTGAGCTGTGCGCCAAAATCCAGAACATGATTCTCGCCGCGCCGGTGCCCGCCGGGCTGGAAGAGGAGATTCTTTCGGCCTACGACCGCCTGTGCGAGCGGGAAGAACGGGGGGTGCGCGTGGCGCTGCGCTCCAGCGCTCTGGGCGAAGACAGCGCCGGAGCGTCTTTCGCCGGGCAGCACCGGTCGCTGCTCAATCTGGGACGGGACAGCCTCATCGACGGATACAAGGAAATCGTCGCCAGCAAATATTCCCCCCATGCCGTGAGCTATCGCTACATGAGGGGCATCCGCGACGACGAAACCAGCATGGCCGTGGGCTGTCTGAGCATGGCCGAATCCCTGGCCGGAGGCGTGGCCTACACGGTCAACCCTCTGGACCGGGAGGATACGTGCATTCATATCGTCTCTACCTGGGGCGTGGCCAAAGGCGTGGTGGACGGCACCGCCGCCTGCGACCAGTTCACGGTGGAAAAAAAGAATCCCCCGGAGATCGTGGCGCGCAGCGTGCCGCTCAAAAACATGGCCCTGGTCTGTTCCGCTGCCGAAGGAGTCCGCCGGATGTCCGTCGATGAACGGCAGCAGGCCGAAGCCACCCTGAACGACGCGCAGATACTGCAGCTGGCTGAAACAGCGGCACGCGTCGAAGCCCACTACGGCTGCCCGCAGGATATCGAATGGACCTTCACGCCTCAGGGACGGCTTGTCCTGCTGCAAGCGCGCCCCCTGGAGGTGCGCCAAAGCGCCAAAGTCCCGGTACCGGACACGCCGCCGCTGTTCCGGGAAGGCAACACGGCCAGCCCCGGCGCGGCTTGCGGCGTGGTCCATATCGTCAGAAAAGACGTGGACATCCTGACGCTGCCCGAGAACCCCATTCTGGTCTGCGTGGAGGCCTCTCCCAAATGGGCCGCCGTCCTGAACAGATGCGCGGGCATTATCACCGAGCAGGGCAGCGTGGCCGGACACCTGGCCAACGTGGCTCGCGAATTCGGCGTGCCCGCTCTTTTCGGAGTGCGGGAGGCTCCGGCCCACTTCACCGCCGGGCAGGAAATCACCCTGGATGCGGACAACACGGCCGTGTACGCGGGACAACAGCAGGAACTGCTGGACGGAAAGCCAATCAAGCCCGGCATGATGGAAGGAAGTCCCGTCTTTCAGACGCTGCTGCGCGTAAACCGCTTCATCACGCCCCTGAATCTTCTCAACCCGGATGCTCTTGATTTCAAACCTGCCAATTGCCGGACCCTGCACGACATTACCCGGTTCTGCCACGAAAAATCCGTACAGGAGATGTTCAGTTTCGGACGGGATCACAATTTTTCCCGGTCCAGCAAGCAGCTGAAGACCATCACCCCGATGCAGTGGTGGATCATCAATCTCGACGACGGTTTCATAAAGGAAACCGGAGGCAAGACGGTCCCTCTGGACAACATCGCATCCATCCCCATGCTGGCCATCTGGCGCGGCATCGTGGCCTTTCCCTGGGAGGGTCCGCCAAGCCTCGACGGGAAGGGCTTTCTGTCGGTTCTGTTTCAGTCCGCAACCAATACGAATCTCGAACCGGCCATGGCTTCGAGCTACTCCGAAAAAAACTATTTCATGATCTCCAGGCAGTTCTGCAACCTGCAGTCCCGGTTCGGCTACCACTTCACCTCCGTCGAAGCCCTGGCCGGTCCGAGGCCGAGGGAAAACTACATCCGCTTCCAGTTCAAGGGCGGCGCGGCCGACTATCACCGCCGGGAACGCCGGACACGCTTCGTGGGAGAACTGCTCGACGAATTCGGTTTTCAGACCAGAACGCGGGAAGACGCACTTTTTGCCCGCATCGACGACTGTGAGCAGAATTTTGTGGAGAAACGCCTGGAAATCCTCGGACATCTGCTCATCCACACCAGACAGCTGGATATGATCATGTCCAACGAAGATGCCGTGCTGTTCTATAAAAACCGCATTCTCGGCCAGCTGCACACAATCATGGGCACTCAGCCTCAACAGCCGGCAGGTACGCAATGA
- a CDS encoding PEP/pyruvate-binding domain-containing protein — protein MSPEGVRRLPAIHPQLRRKYLFFKSLLAKNNVILEKMTILERMLYEGRSFTLDDARTLTRTLAEQSCALVEDLNAMCAGRFCGLFEKVESICHSALEILSRKRTFDSPTLLLPLDAVRLEDVEEVGGKAANLGEIRARVGLPTPPGFAVTASAAALFLQEAGLLDNFLRQLAEMDISDIASLERICAKMSERVMTAPLPPRLEAALREKAGEMRTLCGPGVRLAVRSSAVCEDSSASFAGQHATVLGAPPESLPRAWCAVVASAFTARAVFYRRSKGYSEQDVMMSVLVLPMIQAKSSGVLYTADPNTASGDDLLLASAWGLGVSVVDGSADVDSWRIGREGLRILSEDIAYKAAGFSLLEHGGIVSTPVSEALREKPSLTPGQIADIAGYGLRLEEHYGIPMDMEWAVDENDRIFILQTRPLGRVEETEQTMQREIPGHPPLIHGGQSAALGVASGLAYVVGEEHPLADVPKGAILVARQTSPAYVAAMGKVAGIVTDVGTVTGHMASVAREFGIPTLVGVGKGTRLLPHGAEITLDANSGTVYAGQVRKLLSKRKPVKLMQGSPVYKTLQEAMKYLDPLNLVDPLAPEFNEDGCRTLHDVIRFCHETAMQEMFGLGESLSATDSAARRLHARLPFRILLLDLGGGISSGKDTARVKPENLRCVPLKALLEGMTDLAYTPSVAGAASYAVISSKYMNFSGRLGHHFATVDSYCGPVINDNYVTFSFKGGAAAYEQRVRRAMVLAGILRRMGFRVDQNGDSLKAEMRKYDEERFQRRLRTLGRLLASVRDLDWKLDDDGMIAMHVDRFFRMENGGK, from the coding sequence ATGAGCCCGGAAGGCGTGCGGCGGCTGCCCGCGATCCATCCCCAATTGCGGCGCAAGTATCTGTTCTTCAAAAGCCTGCTGGCCAAAAACAATGTCATTCTGGAAAAGATGACCATTCTGGAACGCATGCTGTATGAAGGCCGCTCTTTCACCCTGGACGACGCCCGCACCCTGACCCGCACGCTCGCGGAGCAAAGCTGTGCGCTGGTGGAGGACCTGAACGCCATGTGTGCGGGGCGCTTCTGCGGCCTGTTCGAAAAAGTGGAGTCCATCTGCCATAGTGCTCTGGAGATTCTTTCCCGGAAACGGACTTTCGACAGCCCCACACTGCTTCTGCCTCTGGACGCCGTCAGACTGGAAGACGTGGAGGAAGTGGGCGGCAAGGCCGCCAATCTGGGAGAAATCCGCGCCAGAGTCGGACTGCCCACGCCTCCCGGCTTTGCCGTGACAGCCTCGGCGGCAGCCCTTTTCCTGCAGGAAGCGGGGCTTCTGGATAACTTCCTCCGGCAGCTGGCCGAGATGGACATTTCCGACATCGCGAGCCTCGAACGGATCTGCGCCAAAATGAGTGAACGCGTCATGACCGCGCCCCTGCCTCCGCGCCTGGAAGCGGCCCTGCGGGAAAAGGCAGGAGAAATGCGCACTCTGTGCGGTCCCGGCGTGCGGCTGGCCGTGCGTTCATCGGCGGTCTGCGAGGATTCATCCGCATCTTTTGCCGGGCAGCACGCGACGGTGCTCGGTGCGCCGCCCGAATCCCTGCCCCGGGCCTGGTGCGCGGTGGTGGCCAGCGCCTTCACCGCCCGGGCCGTGTTCTACCGCCGCAGCAAGGGATATTCCGAACAGGACGTGATGATGAGCGTTCTGGTGCTGCCCATGATTCAGGCCAAATCCAGCGGTGTGCTCTACACAGCGGACCCCAACACCGCCAGCGGCGACGATCTGCTGCTGGCTTCGGCCTGGGGGCTCGGAGTCAGCGTGGTGGACGGTTCCGCCGATGTGGACTCCTGGCGCATCGGCCGGGAGGGGCTGCGCATCCTCTCGGAGGACATCGCGTACAAGGCCGCCGGGTTCTCCCTGCTGGAGCACGGCGGCATTGTGTCCACGCCCGTGTCCGAAGCGTTGCGAGAAAAGCCCAGCCTGACGCCCGGACAGATCGCCGACATCGCCGGATACGGCCTGCGCCTGGAAGAGCATTACGGCATCCCGATGGACATGGAATGGGCTGTGGACGAAAATGACCGGATTTTCATCCTCCAGACCCGGCCCCTAGGACGGGTGGAGGAAACGGAGCAAACCATGCAGCGGGAAATTCCCGGCCATCCACCGCTCATCCATGGAGGACAGTCGGCGGCTCTGGGCGTGGCTTCGGGACTGGCCTACGTGGTCGGGGAAGAACATCCTCTGGCCGATGTGCCCAAGGGAGCCATCCTGGTCGCCCGGCAGACCTCCCCGGCCTATGTGGCGGCCATGGGCAAGGTGGCCGGCATCGTCACGGACGTGGGCACCGTCACGGGACACATGGCCTCCGTGGCCCGGGAGTTCGGTATCCCCACGCTGGTCGGCGTGGGCAAGGGCACCCGCCTTCTGCCCCACGGTGCGGAAATCACTCTGGATGCCAACAGCGGGACAGTCTACGCGGGCCAGGTGCGGAAACTCCTCTCCAAACGCAAACCCGTCAAGCTGATGCAGGGCAGCCCGGTCTACAAGACCCTTCAGGAAGCGATGAAATATCTGGACCCGCTGAATCTGGTGGATCCTCTCGCGCCCGAATTCAACGAGGACGGCTGCCGGACTCTGCACGACGTGATCCGCTTCTGCCATGAAACGGCCATGCAGGAAATGTTCGGCCTGGGAGAAAGCCTTTCCGCCACGGACAGTGCCGCGCGGAGGCTGCACGCCCGCCTGCCGTTCAGGATTCTGCTCCTCGATCTGGGCGGAGGCATTTCGTCCGGAAAGGACACGGCGCGGGTAAAGCCCGAAAATCTGCGCTGTGTTCCCCTCAAAGCCCTGCTGGAAGGAATGACGGACCTTGCGTACACTCCCTCCGTTGCCGGCGCCGCGAGCTACGCCGTCATTTCCAGTAAATACATGAATTTCAGCGGCCGTCTGGGGCACCACTTCGCCACGGTGGATTCCTACTGCGGCCCGGTCATCAACGACAATTACGTCACCTTTTCCTTCAAGGGCGGGGCCGCCGCCTACGAGCAGCGCGTGCGCAGGGCCATGGTGCTGGCCGGAATCCTGCGCCGGATGGGATTCAGGGTCGACCAGAACGGCGACTCCCTCAAAGCCGAGATGCGCAAATATGACGAGGAACGTTTTCAGCGGCGGCTGCGGACTCTGGGCCGGCTGCTGGCCTCTGTCCGCGATCTGGACTGGAAACTCGACGATGACGGCATGATCGCCATGCACGTGGACCGATTCTTCCGCATGGAAAACGGCGGGAAATAA
- a CDS encoding sensor histidine kinase has protein sequence MFHRYETTLPRTELFRVLLVWLGIPVLLAVAGILVHAGFCIRQEFLDGNKEDISLAARRNQELLHEKISAAHAALSLLGSELRGEPEQHVGQRMAAFWESLHAAYGWAEGLGLRTANRWITAGRFPADAPSPDTVISTVPDAAFHITDAHTGPDGLPHFYIATALDRNRVLCLAVNARLFNAFLEEFRLGRTGEVFLINAEGILQSRSVLHGALLNRVDGLTGQSPDKVYARTWGGTRLWSAVLPTAHSGWRIVVQWDEREMTQSADARLIPLAGGGLAVFLVLVCSFGLTIAKIEKSRRKSAERQRQSEEQRMLVRKLDSIGQLGTGIAHEINNPLAIIGEEAGWMQDVLKRESIRDTPDAGDLRNALRQITLQTARCREVTHKLLIFGGRTEGTVRDVDLSTLIADTLTLRRRDAAQKNVEVEEETAPMPRIHTEPSLLRQVLLHLMGNALDAMPQGGRLTISSGPTGDGSAFFRIRDTGFGIPEDNLPRIFDPFFTTKDPGKGAGLGLSICHGILQRLGGSIRVDSKAGQGTTVTVVLPREARPREDAEDGS, from the coding sequence ATGTTCCACCGCTACGAAACAACTCTCCCACGCACGGAGCTTTTCCGCGTCCTGCTCGTCTGGCTCGGCATCCCCGTACTGCTGGCTGTGGCCGGAATCCTCGTTCATGCCGGATTCTGTATCCGCCAGGAATTCCTGGATGGAAATAAAGAAGACATCTCGCTTGCCGCCCGGCGAAATCAGGAACTTCTCCACGAAAAGATAAGCGCCGCCCACGCTGCCCTGTCTCTTCTTGGCTCGGAACTGCGCGGGGAGCCGGAGCAGCACGTCGGGCAACGCATGGCCGCCTTCTGGGAGAGCCTGCACGCGGCGTACGGCTGGGCCGAAGGACTGGGTCTGCGGACTGCCAACCGGTGGATCACGGCCGGACGCTTTCCTGCCGATGCCCCCAGTCCGGACACGGTCATTTCCACCGTTCCAGACGCGGCCTTTCATATCACGGATGCACACACCGGCCCCGACGGCCTGCCCCACTTTTACATCGCTACGGCCCTCGACCGGAATCGTGTTCTCTGCCTGGCAGTCAACGCCCGCCTGTTCAACGCTTTTCTGGAAGAATTCCGGCTCGGACGCACCGGCGAAGTTTTTCTGATCAACGCGGAAGGCATTTTGCAATCCCGCTCCGTCCTGCATGGCGCGCTTTTGAACCGGGTGGACGGGCTTACCGGGCAATCACCCGACAAAGTGTACGCCAGAACCTGGGGCGGCACCCGGCTGTGGTCCGCCGTCCTGCCGACCGCCCATTCCGGATGGCGGATCGTGGTCCAGTGGGACGAACGGGAGATGACGCAATCGGCCGACGCCCGGCTCATCCCTCTGGCCGGAGGCGGGCTGGCCGTTTTTCTGGTGCTGGTCTGTTCCTTCGGCCTGACCATCGCCAAAATCGAAAAGTCCCGGCGAAAATCCGCCGAGCGGCAAAGGCAGTCGGAAGAACAGCGTATGCTGGTCCGGAAGCTGGATTCCATCGGCCAGCTGGGCACGGGCATCGCCCACGAAATCAACAATCCTCTGGCCATCATCGGAGAGGAGGCCGGGTGGATGCAGGATGTCCTGAAACGCGAATCCATCCGCGACACGCCCGACGCCGGGGACCTGCGCAACGCCCTGCGCCAGATCACGCTCCAGACCGCCAGATGCAGGGAAGTCACCCACAAGCTGCTGATCTTTGGCGGCAGGACCGAAGGCACCGTTCGCGATGTGGACCTGAGCACCCTGATAGCGGACACCCTCACCCTGCGCCGCAGGGACGCCGCCCAGAAAAACGTGGAGGTAGAGGAGGAAACAGCGCCCATGCCCCGCATCCACACCGAACCGTCCCTGCTCAGACAGGTTCTGCTGCATCTCATGGGCAACGCTCTGGACGCCATGCCCCAGGGCGGCCGGTTGACCATATCCTCCGGTCCGACCGGCGACGGGAGTGCATTCTTCCGCATCCGGGACACCGGCTTCGGCATCCCCGAAGACAATCTCCCCAGAATATTCGACCCCTTTTTCACCACCAAAGACCCCGGCAAGGGGGCCGGACTCGGCCTGTCCATCTGTCACGGCATCCTCCAGCGGCTCGGAGGAAGCATCCGCGTGGACAGCAAAGCGGGGCAGGGCACCACGGTTACGGTCGTCCTTCCCCGGGAAGCGCGGCCCCGGGAAGACGCGGAGGACGGATCATGA
- a CDS encoding FeoA family protein — protein sequence MAESTSLRSVLINESGTITTVTASGELGRRIRDMGLVPGAQITVVGRAPLKDPVALRLKGCTLTLRNSEADLIMVETLRAAGVCS from the coding sequence ATGGCGGAAAGCACTTCCCTGCGATCAGTGCTCATAAACGAATCAGGCACGATTACCACCGTTACCGCATCGGGCGAGCTTGGCCGGCGGATAAGGGACATGGGACTGGTCCCCGGCGCCCAGATCACCGTGGTCGGCCGCGCCCCGCTGAAAGATCCCGTGGCCCTGCGGCTGAAAGGCTGCACCCTGACCCTGCGCAACAGTGAGGCCGACCTGATCATGGTCGAGACTCTGCGGGCCGCCGGAGTCTGCTCATGA
- a CDS encoding ComEA family DNA-binding protein yields the protein MKSAFRAFFILALLVLLGSPVYPAGLIDINTASVEELTSLPGIGPALAEKIVERRAVKPFSSAEDLMDVKGIGPAKYEAIKGMVSVGGAGGSTMRGAAAKEKGEDMLKKTQKKGMDKASEMTEELAPKKK from the coding sequence ATGAAATCCGCGTTTCGTGCTTTTTTTATTCTGGCCCTGCTTGTATTGCTGGGTTCTCCGGTTTATCCGGCCGGGCTCATTGACATTAATACCGCCTCTGTGGAGGAATTGACTAGTCTTCCGGGTATCGGCCCGGCCTTGGCGGAAAAGATTGTGGAGCGCCGGGCGGTCAAACCCTTTTCTTCGGCTGAAGACCTTATGGATGTGAAAGGCATCGGTCCAGCCAAATATGAAGCCATCAAGGGTATGGTTTCCGTAGGCGGTGCCGGTGGGTCCACCATGCGGGGCGCGGCCGCCAAGGAGAAAGGGGAAGACATGCTCAAGAAGACCCAGAAGAAAGGCATGGACAAGGCTTCGGAAATGACCGAGGAACTCGCGCCCAAGAAAAAATGA
- the gmd gene encoding GDP-mannose 4,6-dehydratase, which translates to MKKALITGITGQDGAYLAEFLLEKGYEVHGIKRRASLFNTDRIDHLYQDPHEKGRRMFLHYGDLTDGPNLIRILQQVRPDEVYNLAAQSHVKVSFESPEYTTDVNALGTLRLLEGIRLLGLEGKTRFYQASTSELFGQVREVPQTETTPFYPRSPYACAKLYAYWITVNYREAYNLYACNGILFNHESPLRGETFVTRKITRALSRIYLGLQDCLYMGNLNALRDWGHARDYVEMQWLMLQQDRPDDYVIATGEQHSVRECIELAARELGLAIRWEGQGVEEKGINAANGKTIVAVDAKYFRPTEVETLLGNPSKAHEKLGWAPRITFSELVREMVAADLEEAKRDELCQRAGFRVAPHQE; encoded by the coding sequence ATGAAAAAAGCTCTGATTACCGGGATAACCGGGCAGGACGGTGCATATCTCGCCGAATTTCTTCTGGAAAAAGGATATGAAGTGCACGGCATCAAACGCCGGGCCTCGCTGTTCAATACCGATCGCATTGATCATCTCTATCAGGACCCGCACGAAAAAGGCCGCCGGATGTTTCTCCATTACGGCGACCTGACCGATGGCCCGAATCTGATCCGCATCCTGCAGCAGGTGCGTCCCGACGAGGTCTACAATCTCGCGGCCCAGAGCCATGTCAAGGTGTCTTTCGAGTCGCCGGAATACACCACCGATGTGAACGCCCTGGGCACATTGCGGCTTCTGGAGGGAATCCGTCTGCTGGGGCTGGAAGGGAAAACCCGTTTCTATCAGGCGTCCACGTCGGAGCTTTTCGGGCAGGTGCGCGAGGTGCCCCAGACCGAGACAACACCTTTCTATCCGCGCTCCCCATACGCTTGCGCCAAACTCTACGCTTACTGGATTACGGTCAATTACCGGGAGGCTTACAATCTGTATGCCTGCAATGGTATTTTGTTCAATCATGAATCGCCGCTGCGCGGGGAAACCTTTGTCACCCGCAAGATCACCCGCGCCTTGTCCCGCATTTATCTCGGCCTGCAGGACTGTCTGTACATGGGCAACCTGAATGCCCTGAGGGACTGGGGGCATGCGCGGGACTATGTGGAAATGCAGTGGCTCATGCTCCAGCAGGACAGGCCGGACGATTATGTCATCGCCACGGGGGAGCAGCACTCCGTGCGGGAGTGCATCGAGCTGGCCGCACGCGAGCTGGGCCTAGCCATCCGCTGGGAAGGGCAAGGAGTGGAGGAGAAGGGAATCAACGCGGCCAATGGCAAGACCATTGTCGCTGTGGACGCCAAGTATTTTCGGCCGACAGAGGTGGAAACTCTGCTTGGAAACCCTTCCAAGGCGCATGAAAAGCTCGGCTGGGCGCCGCGCATCACTTTTTCCGAATTGGTGCGCGAAATGGTGGCCGCCGATCTGGAAGAAGCCAAACGCGATGAACTTTGCCAGCGCGCTGGTTTTCGCGTGGCGCCGCACCAGGAGTAG